TATCACAGGCACTGGAGGAGGTCCTACATTGATCACAGGAAATGCGCCATGCCCTCTGCAAGTTGGTCTTGTCAACACTGACTTGGCAAATGGTTTGCCGGTGGTATTCACACCTTTTGTCCCCCGTCATGATGAGGACGACGTGCTTCTTGACAGAGACTTGAGAGTAAGATTTGTAGCTTCCTCAAGTTGCGCTCAGTCCACAGAATGGAGAGTGGGTGAGAAAGATGCTACGAGTGGAAGGAGGCTTATTATAACCGGAAGGGATGACAGTACAGCTGGAGCATACGGTAACTTCTTTAGGATTGTGCCAACACAAACTAGCGGTGTCTATAACATCCAATGGTGCCCTACA
The Vicia villosa cultivar HV-30 ecotype Madison, WI linkage group LG6, Vvil1.0, whole genome shotgun sequence genome window above contains:
- the LOC131611734 gene encoding kunitz type trypsin inhibitor 104-like, with amino-acid sequence MSTRFLTVFILAHMWLLMATTSVAQIVIDTSGDTVEDDEEYFIRPAITGTGGGPTLITGNAPCPLQVGLVNTDLANGLPVVFTPFVPRHDEDDVLLDRDLRVRFVASSSCAQSTEWRVGEKDATSGRRLIITGRDDSTAGAYGNFFRIVPTQTSGVYNIQWCPTDVCSACKFECGTVGVIRENGKILLALDGGALPVVFQKE